A genomic window from Microbacterium sp. ET2 includes:
- a CDS encoding GMC oxidoreductase: protein MSDTRTVAIVGSGPIGSAYARTILEGSPDTRVIMFEAGPTLTDPPGQSVRNIADPDAKARAREMSQGPQAGDYRSELGIPESVVVEGMFTARQGTHLLDFGGPGSAHAPSFGAVAASTNVGGQGAHWTCATPAPQFSERVPFIDDAEWEELIAEAGRLLHVQSAAFADSRVGEAIRSLLDEEFGAELPPGFGPSTLPVAGDPQPDGTMRWAGADVVLGPLVEPGHPLAGRFELRDLTLVRRIEHDGTRATGVTVEDLRTGEHSTVDADLVVVAADAFRSPQLLWASGVRPQALGRYLTEHPVVISTVALDAEKMRRFADESDLADEKARRAVNPVDPVAAVNRIPFSEPDHPYSLQVMYSETTPFLMEPGTPYAENEWGYVNMGYGLRKRPRVDDGVSFDDEELDWRGFPNMTIDYALTDDEEREIAAATERLRRAGNALGHFVAEPRLLPAGSSLHYMGTMRMGEADDGTSVSDPWSRVWGFDNLVVGGNGVIPTANTVNPTLMSTAIAVRGARKALEQLRGAEAVSSR, encoded by the coding sequence ATGTCCGACACCCGCACCGTCGCCATCGTGGGCAGCGGCCCGATCGGCAGCGCCTATGCGCGCACCATCCTCGAAGGCTCGCCCGACACCCGCGTCATCATGTTCGAGGCGGGACCGACGCTCACCGACCCCCCGGGTCAGAGCGTCCGCAACATCGCCGATCCCGACGCCAAGGCCCGCGCACGCGAGATGTCGCAGGGCCCGCAGGCCGGCGACTACCGCTCGGAGCTCGGGATTCCCGAGTCGGTCGTCGTGGAGGGGATGTTCACCGCCCGTCAGGGCACGCACCTGCTGGACTTCGGGGGCCCGGGCTCCGCGCACGCGCCGAGCTTCGGCGCCGTGGCGGCCTCGACGAACGTCGGCGGCCAAGGGGCGCACTGGACCTGCGCGACGCCCGCGCCGCAGTTCAGCGAGCGCGTCCCGTTCATCGACGACGCCGAGTGGGAGGAGCTGATCGCCGAAGCCGGACGCCTGCTGCACGTGCAGAGCGCCGCATTCGCCGACTCACGGGTGGGCGAGGCGATCCGCTCGCTCCTCGATGAGGAATTCGGCGCCGAGCTGCCCCCCGGTTTCGGCCCGAGCACCCTCCCGGTCGCCGGCGACCCGCAGCCCGACGGCACGATGCGGTGGGCGGGAGCCGACGTCGTCCTCGGCCCGCTGGTCGAACCGGGTCATCCTCTCGCCGGGCGCTTCGAGCTGCGCGACCTCACCCTCGTCCGCCGGATCGAGCACGACGGCACGCGCGCCACCGGTGTGACCGTCGAGGATCTCCGCACCGGGGAGCACTCCACGGTCGATGCCGACCTCGTCGTCGTCGCCGCCGACGCGTTCCGCTCGCCGCAGCTGCTGTGGGCGTCGGGCGTCCGCCCGCAGGCACTCGGGCGCTACCTCACCGAGCACCCCGTCGTGATCTCGACGGTCGCCCTCGACGCCGAGAAGATGCGGCGCTTCGCCGACGAGTCCGACCTCGCCGACGAGAAGGCCCGTCGCGCGGTGAACCCCGTCGACCCGGTCGCGGCGGTCAACCGCATCCCGTTCTCCGAGCCCGATCACCCGTACTCGCTGCAGGTGATGTACTCCGAGACCACTCCCTTCCTCATGGAGCCGGGCACCCCGTACGCCGAGAACGAGTGGGGATACGTGAACATGGGCTACGGACTGCGCAAGCGCCCGCGTGTCGACGACGGGGTGAGCTTCGACGACGAAGAGCTCGACTGGCGCGGGTTCCCGAACATGACGATCGACTACGCCCTCACCGATGACGAGGAGCGCGAGATCGCCGCGGCGACCGAACGCCTCCGCCGCGCCGGAAACGCCCTCGGTCACTTCGTCGCCGAGCCGCGACTGCTTCCCGCCGGGTCGAGCCTGCACTACATGGGCACGATGCGGATGGGGGAGGCCGACGACGGCACGTCGGTGAGCGACCCGTGGTCGCGTGTCTGGGGATTCGACAATCTCGTCGTGGGCGGCAACGGGGTGATCCCGACGGCGAACACCGTCAACCCGACTCTGATGAGCACCGCGATCGCCGTGCGCGGTGCCCGCAAGGCGCTCGAGCAGCTGCGCGGCGCGGAGGCGGTTTCCTCACGCTGA
- a CDS encoding SDR family NAD(P)-dependent oxidoreductase encodes MTPSGRHPGLADRVVVVTGAAGGQGAAEALLLAEAGARVIATDLSDTAPALEGSGVTYRRLDVADEGAWGALAAELADGPPVRGLVNNAGITHRARLGEVALADWNRVLAVNVTGAMLGIQALATLMDQGSSIVNVGSIAAVSGHYPVAYTTSKWALRGLTHAAATELGPRGVRVNIVHPGFVETPMTANAPAAMRAAQLDLTPLERTGEAEEVAEMVAFLLSDAATYVTGAEIPVDGGFASSAGAKVLSDRLRQSRAPGQ; translated from the coding sequence GTCGTGACGGGCGCAGCCGGAGGACAGGGGGCCGCCGAAGCGCTCCTCCTGGCGGAGGCGGGGGCGCGGGTGATCGCGACCGATCTCAGCGACACCGCTCCCGCCCTCGAGGGGTCGGGGGTGACCTACCGTCGACTGGACGTCGCCGACGAGGGCGCGTGGGGTGCGCTCGCGGCCGAGCTCGCCGACGGCCCACCTGTGCGGGGGCTCGTCAACAACGCCGGAATCACTCACCGCGCGCGGCTCGGCGAGGTCGCCCTTGCCGACTGGAACCGGGTGCTCGCGGTGAACGTGACCGGGGCGATGCTCGGCATCCAGGCCCTCGCGACACTCATGGACCAGGGGTCGTCGATCGTGAACGTCGGCTCGATCGCAGCGGTGAGCGGGCACTACCCCGTCGCCTACACGACCTCGAAGTGGGCCCTGCGGGGCCTCACCCATGCCGCGGCGACCGAGCTCGGGCCGCGCGGGGTGCGGGTCAACATCGTGCATCCCGGGTTCGTCGAGACGCCGATGACGGCGAACGCGCCGGCCGCGATGCGCGCCGCGCAGCTCGACCTCACACCGCTCGAGCGCACCGGTGAGGCCGAGGAGGTCGCCGAGATGGTGGCGTTCCTGCTGTCCGATGCCGCGACCTACGTCACGGGTGCCGAGATCCCGGTCGACGGCGGGTTCGCGTCATCCGCAGGGGCGAAGGTGCTCTCCGACCGGCTGAGGCAGTCGCGAGCTCCCGGTCAGTGA
- a CDS encoding cysteine desulfurase-like protein — protein sequence MSLDVDALRAQFPSLASGIVHFDGPGGTQTPLAVAEAIARTLTGPLSNRGSSVRSERNADDAVAGFREAVADLLAADPRGVVYGRSATQLTYDLSRTLARSWAEGDEIVVSELDHDANVRPWVQAAEARGAIVRWLPLDPATADLDLSGLDEIVNDRTRLVAVTAASNLLGTIPPVARIAARAHAVGALVHVAGVHYTAHASVDVTALGADFFVCSPYKFFGPHCAVLVADPALLDTLRPDKLVPSSDQVPERFELGTLPYETLAGVTAAIEVIAGLAPTTGEPGATRRERLVAAHELIEERERALRERIETRVTQLGLEVHSRAARRTPTLYITLGDRVAAAASSFLAERDVLAPSGSFYAWETFRAIRLPVEAGMRIGVAAYTSDDDVDRLLEGLSEFLSR from the coding sequence ATGAGTCTCGATGTCGATGCGCTGCGCGCGCAGTTCCCCTCTCTCGCCTCCGGCATCGTGCACTTCGACGGCCCCGGCGGCACCCAGACGCCGCTCGCGGTGGCCGAGGCGATCGCACGCACGCTGACCGGGCCGCTGTCCAACCGCGGCTCGTCGGTGCGGAGCGAACGGAACGCGGATGACGCGGTCGCGGGGTTCCGCGAGGCGGTGGCCGATCTGCTGGCCGCAGACCCTCGGGGCGTGGTCTACGGCCGAAGCGCCACCCAGCTCACGTACGACCTCTCCCGCACGCTCGCACGGTCGTGGGCGGAGGGCGACGAGATCGTCGTCTCCGAGCTCGATCACGACGCCAACGTCCGTCCCTGGGTGCAGGCAGCCGAGGCGCGCGGGGCCATCGTGCGGTGGCTGCCGCTGGATCCCGCCACCGCCGATCTCGACCTGTCGGGTCTGGACGAGATCGTCAACGACCGCACCCGGCTGGTCGCGGTCACCGCGGCATCCAATCTCCTCGGCACCATCCCGCCCGTCGCTCGCATCGCGGCCCGCGCCCACGCCGTCGGTGCCCTCGTCCACGTCGCCGGGGTGCACTACACCGCCCACGCGTCGGTGGATGTCACCGCCCTCGGAGCCGACTTCTTCGTGTGCTCGCCGTACAAGTTCTTCGGCCCGCACTGCGCGGTGCTCGTCGCCGACCCGGCGCTTCTGGATACCCTGCGCCCCGACAAGCTCGTGCCCTCGAGCGACCAGGTGCCCGAGCGGTTCGAGCTCGGCACCCTGCCCTACGAGACCCTCGCCGGCGTCACCGCCGCGATCGAGGTGATCGCCGGCCTCGCCCCCACGACCGGCGAACCGGGTGCCACCCGCCGCGAACGCCTCGTCGCCGCGCACGAGCTGATCGAGGAGCGCGAGAGGGCGCTTCGCGAACGCATCGAGACTCGCGTCACCCAGCTCGGCCTCGAGGTGCACTCGCGTGCCGCGCGACGCACGCCGACGCTCTACATCACCCTCGGCGACCGCGTCGCTGCGGCAGCGTCGAGCTTCCTCGCCGAGCGCGATGTCCTCGCGCCGTCGGGGAGCTTCTACGCCTGGGAGACCTTCCGGGCGATCCGCCTCCCGGTCGAGGCCGGTATGCGGATCGGGGTCGCCGCATACACGAGCGACGACGACGTCGATCGCCTTCTCGAGGGACTCTCGGAGTTCCTGTCGCGATGA
- a CDS encoding MerR family transcriptional regulator, translating into MADEGTMHIGELAERTGLSLRTLRHYDDIGLLTPSGRSEGGFRLYTPDDESRLLLIRRMKPLGYSLEQMGELLTVIDGLERDATDADLHGRLAEMTGEAVERRDRLAQQLAAAEEFVAQLQARHGDVVHP; encoded by the coding sequence ATGGCGGACGAGGGGACGATGCACATCGGCGAGCTGGCCGAGCGGACCGGACTTTCGCTGCGCACCTTGCGCCACTACGACGACATCGGATTGCTCACGCCCTCGGGTCGGAGCGAGGGCGGATTCCGTCTCTACACTCCCGACGACGAATCCCGACTGCTGCTGATCCGTCGCATGAAGCCGCTGGGTTACAGCCTGGAGCAGATGGGTGAGCTCCTGACGGTCATCGATGGTCTCGAAAGGGATGCGACGGATGCCGACCTGCACGGCAGGCTCGCCGAGATGACCGGCGAGGCGGTGGAGCGCCGTGACCGCCTCGCCCAGCAGCTCGCGGCAGCCGAGGAGTTCGTCGCCCAGCTGCAGGCGCGCCACGGCGACGTCGTCCACCCCTGA
- a CDS encoding SulP family inorganic anion transporter: MTAVVPRDDPRARYRIEPTVGQALRSPRILTREVLAGLVVAIALIPEAIAFSIIAGVDPRLGLFSSFVMAVAIAFLGGRPAMITAATGAIALVIAPVAREYGVDYLIATVILGGLIQIVFAALGVAKLMRFIPRSVMVGFVNALAILIFTAQFPQLFGVDIPWLVWPLVAAGLVIMYLLPRLTKVVPSPLVAIVVLTAVVVSFGVAVPTVGDQGDLPESLPQLLIPNVPFTLETLSIIAPYAVAVAVVGLLESLMTAKLVDDITDTHSRKTREAFGQGGANILSGIFGGMGGCAMIGQTMINVKASGARTRISTFLAGVFLLVLVLVLGDVVAVIPMAALVAVMIVVSVATFDWHSVRLSTLKRMPKSETLVMVVTVAITVWTHNLAIGVGAGVIAAMVLFARRVAHFVTVTRQVDDAAGTARYTVDGELFFASSNDLTTQFEYSRDPDTVTIDMSRSHVWDASTVAALDAIQTKYTHLGKSVTFEGMNDATTQFHGRLSGGLGAGH; the protein is encoded by the coding sequence GTGACCGCTGTCGTGCCCCGTGACGACCCCCGAGCTCGGTATCGGATCGAACCCACCGTAGGCCAAGCGCTGCGCAGCCCCCGCATCCTCACCCGTGAGGTGCTGGCGGGGCTCGTCGTGGCGATCGCGCTGATTCCCGAGGCGATCGCCTTCTCCATCATCGCCGGCGTGGATCCCCGACTCGGGCTGTTCTCGTCGTTCGTGATGGCGGTGGCGATCGCGTTCCTCGGCGGCCGCCCGGCGATGATCACCGCGGCCACCGGCGCGATCGCCCTCGTCATCGCTCCGGTCGCGCGGGAGTACGGCGTCGACTATCTCATCGCGACCGTCATCCTGGGCGGACTGATCCAGATCGTCTTCGCCGCGCTGGGGGTGGCGAAGCTGATGCGCTTCATCCCGCGCAGCGTCATGGTCGGGTTCGTCAACGCCCTCGCCATCCTCATCTTCACCGCCCAGTTCCCCCAGCTGTTCGGCGTCGACATCCCCTGGCTCGTCTGGCCGCTGGTCGCCGCGGGGCTCGTCATCATGTATCTGCTGCCGCGCTTGACCAAGGTCGTGCCCTCGCCGCTGGTCGCGATCGTGGTGCTGACCGCGGTCGTTGTCAGCTTCGGCGTCGCCGTGCCGACGGTGGGTGACCAGGGTGACCTTCCGGAGTCGCTGCCTCAACTGCTCATCCCGAACGTTCCGTTCACCCTCGAGACGCTCTCGATCATCGCGCCCTACGCGGTGGCGGTGGCGGTCGTGGGCCTTCTCGAGTCGCTGATGACGGCCAAGCTCGTCGACGACATCACCGACACCCACTCCCGCAAGACCCGCGAGGCCTTCGGTCAGGGCGGCGCGAACATCCTCTCCGGCATCTTCGGCGGGATGGGCGGCTGCGCGATGATCGGGCAGACGATGATCAACGTCAAGGCCTCGGGCGCCCGCACGCGCATCTCCACCTTCCTCGCGGGGGTCTTCCTCCTGGTGCTGGTCCTGGTCCTCGGCGACGTGGTCGCCGTCATCCCCATGGCCGCCCTCGTGGCGGTGATGATCGTCGTCTCGGTGGCCACTTTCGACTGGCACAGTGTGCGCCTGTCGACTCTGAAGCGCATGCCCAAGAGCGAGACGCTCGTGATGGTCGTGACGGTCGCCATCACCGTGTGGACTCACAACCTCGCCATCGGCGTGGGTGCGGGAGTCATCGCGGCGATGGTTCTCTTCGCCCGGCGCGTCGCACACTTCGTGACGGTGACCCGTCAGGTCGACGACGCGGCGGGGACGGCGCGGTACACCGTCGACGGCGAGCTCTTCTTCGCCTCGAGCAACGACCTCACGACGCAGTTCGAGTACTCCCGCGATCCCGACACCGTGACGATCGACATGTCGCGTTCGCACGTGTGGGATGCCTCGACCGTCGCAGCGCTCGACGCCATCCAGACCAAGTACACGCACCTCGGGAAATCCGTGACCTTCGAGGGCATGAACGACGCCACCACGCAGTTCCACGGGCGCCTGAGCGGCGGCCTCGGCGCCGGTCACTGA